A genomic region of Sander lucioperca isolate FBNREF2018 chromosome 6, SLUC_FBN_1.2, whole genome shotgun sequence contains the following coding sequences:
- the eps8l3a gene encoding epidermal growth factor receptor kinase substrate 8-like protein 3 isoform X1, whose protein sequence is MTGVLGSMLKMLRRNSPFGNDTSSYTGSIQSNGYSTMDEVSSQLSSLSTPSAKSIYLQRMEYAVSINKMMDKFQYRVEHLFTCELNGKELRSVADCVERLKLLDGMGRVWGQNMLLEVRGTKLLLTDIETKEELESMAFSDILELKAMLDTGVFKSLLTMSVQSGEKHTTTVFMFQCEDVRADYVQRDLSGAMSRRSNDLSISSNAGLIAGHQGMKNLCDAAKSSEPKEQEPTVDPVPKWMAPDYEEELVVPQEEEEDKDEEEEEEDEDKEEEAPPPREEVPSPQPSTTEEEPVSIPRLYTDLDRNVDILNHIVSDIEIFMGKVAAVVAKNAKKKKKKKKGKVMDGMPPAAEFEVCLHKIKCGFNLVAELNGMINNPSAPEFVQSLFSTLAFVVSHCPEDLPQTIVAPLLTPQCIRLLSEEASAEQDQLWQSLGDAWNIPSTKWPEDDEDIPTYTLEFLDGWQPPEVTAAPEPSEPIRRQAPQQPAPSQASTKWTPPPHPPQKTRSGEPKLRHIQVTNDFISRNHRELTVRKGEIVELLDMSKQWWKVRNSRGEEGFVPNNVLEDHVDQQPIEQTGSSPVLTKKSKPAEVKAWLEDKGFSKITVRCLGVLSGSMLLGMTRDELKTMCPEEGGRVFFQLQAVKSAVAVAI, encoded by the exons ATGACTGGTGTGTTAGGTTCAATGCTGAAGATGCTCAGGAGAAACAGTCCCTTTGGCAACGACACCAGCAGCTATACAGGATCGATCCAGTCAAA TGGTTACTCCACTATGGATGAGGTCTCATCACAGTTGTCAAGTCTGTCGACGCCCAGTGCAAAGTCAATTTACT TGCAAAGGATGGAGTATGCCGTATCAATAAACAAGATGATGGACAAATTTCAGTACCGAGTGGAG CACTTGTTCACCTGTGAGCTGAACGGGAAGGAGTTGAGAAGCGTAGCGGACTGTGTGGAGCGGCTTAAGCTGCTGGACGGGATGGGTCGTGTGTGGGGTCAGAACATGTTGCTGGAGGTGCGCGGTACCAAGCTGCTGCTCACAGACATTGAAACCAAG GAGGAGCTGGAATCCATGGCTTTCAGTGACATCCTGGAGCTAAAGGCTATGCTGGACACTGGAGTGTTTAAATCCCTTCTCACAATGTCGGTCCAGTCCGGGGAAAAACACACCACCACTGTCTTCATGTTTCAGTGTGAGGATGTCAGG GCTGACTATGTTCAAAGGGATCTCTCAGGAGCAATGTCCCGCAGGAGTAATGATTTAAGCATCAG CAGCAATGCAGGACTGATAGCGGGTCATCAGGGAATGAAAAACCTTTGTGATGCTGCAAAATCTTCTGAACCTAAAGAGCAGGAGCCTACAGTTGACCCAGTGCCCAAATGGATGGCTCCTGACTATG AGGAGGAACTAGTTGTAcctcaggaggaggaggaggacaaggacgaagaggaggaggaggaggacgaggacaaggaggaggaggcccCACCTCCCAGAGAGGAGGTACCATCACCGCAGCCCTCCACCACCGAAGAAGAACCTGTGTCTATTCCACGCCTATACACAGACCTGGACAGGAACGTA gATATCTTGAATCATATTGTAAGTGACATAGAAATCTTCATGGGAAAAGTAGCTGCAGTAGTAGCTAAAAAtgcgaagaaaaagaagaaaaagaaaaaaggaaaag TCATGGATGGTATGCCCCCTGCAGCAGAGTTTGAAGTGTGTCTTCATAAAATCAAATGTGGTTTCAACCTTGTG GCGGAGCTCAATGGTATGATTAACAATCCCAGCGCTCCTGAATTTGTTCAGTCCTTATTCTCCACATTAGCATTC GTGGTATCTCACTGCCCTGAGGATCTGCCACAGACCATTGTGGCGCCGCTTCTGACGCCTCAGTGTATCCGCCTCCTGAGTGAAGAGGCCTCCGCAGAACAGGACCAGCTGTGGCAGTCTTTGGGAGACGCCTGGAACATCCCCAG TACCAAATGGCCAGAAGATGACGAGGACATCCCAACATACACTCTGGAGTTCCTTGATGGTTGGCAGCCCCCTGAGGTGACTGCAGCACCTGAACCCAGTGAACCTATAAGAAGACAGGCACCTCAACAACCTGCACCCAGCCAG GCTTCAACTAAGTGGACACCACCGCCTCACCCCCCACAAAAAACACG CTCAGGTGAGCCAAAACTGCGTCACATACAGGTTACAAATGACTTCATCTCAAGAAACCACAGAGAGCTCACCGTCAGAAAAGGAGAAATAGTTGAG CTGCTGGACATGTcgaagcagtggtggaaagtgaGGAACAGCAGAGGGGAGGAGGGCTTCGTACCCAACAATGTTCTGGAGGATCATGTCGACCAGCAACCTATCGAA CAGACTGGAAGTTCTCCTGTCCTCACTAAGAAGTCCAAGCCTGCAGAAGTGAAAGCCTGGCTCGAAGACAAGGGCTTTAGTAAGAT CACTGTACGCTGCCTGGGCGTGCTGAGTGGCTCTATGCTGCTGGGGATGACCAGAGACGAACTGAAGACAATGTGTCCAGAGGAAGGGGGACGAGTCTTCTTCCAGTTACAAGCGGTCAAGTCTGCCGTGGCT GTCGCCATTTAA
- the eps8l3a gene encoding epidermal growth factor receptor kinase substrate 8-like protein 3 isoform X2 translates to MTGVLGSMLKMLRRNSPFGNDTSSYTGSIQSNGYSTMDEVSSQLSSLSTPSAKSIYLQRMEYAVSINKMMDKFQYRVEHLFTCELNGKELRSVADCVERLKLLDGMGRVWGQNMLLEVRGTKLLLTDIETKEELESMAFSDILELKAMLDTGVFKSLLTMSVQSGEKHTTTVFMFQCEDVRADYVQRDLSGAMSRRSNDLSISNAGLIAGHQGMKNLCDAAKSSEPKEQEPTVDPVPKWMAPDYEEELVVPQEEEEDKDEEEEEEDEDKEEEAPPPREEVPSPQPSTTEEEPVSIPRLYTDLDRNVDILNHIVSDIEIFMGKVAAVVAKNAKKKKKKKKGKVMDGMPPAAEFEVCLHKIKCGFNLVAELNGMINNPSAPEFVQSLFSTLAFVVSHCPEDLPQTIVAPLLTPQCIRLLSEEASAEQDQLWQSLGDAWNIPSTKWPEDDEDIPTYTLEFLDGWQPPEVTAAPEPSEPIRRQAPQQPAPSQASTKWTPPPHPPQKTRSGEPKLRHIQVTNDFISRNHRELTVRKGEIVELLDMSKQWWKVRNSRGEEGFVPNNVLEDHVDQQPIEQTGSSPVLTKKSKPAEVKAWLEDKGFSKITVRCLGVLSGSMLLGMTRDELKTMCPEEGGRVFFQLQAVKSAVAVAI, encoded by the exons ATGACTGGTGTGTTAGGTTCAATGCTGAAGATGCTCAGGAGAAACAGTCCCTTTGGCAACGACACCAGCAGCTATACAGGATCGATCCAGTCAAA TGGTTACTCCACTATGGATGAGGTCTCATCACAGTTGTCAAGTCTGTCGACGCCCAGTGCAAAGTCAATTTACT TGCAAAGGATGGAGTATGCCGTATCAATAAACAAGATGATGGACAAATTTCAGTACCGAGTGGAG CACTTGTTCACCTGTGAGCTGAACGGGAAGGAGTTGAGAAGCGTAGCGGACTGTGTGGAGCGGCTTAAGCTGCTGGACGGGATGGGTCGTGTGTGGGGTCAGAACATGTTGCTGGAGGTGCGCGGTACCAAGCTGCTGCTCACAGACATTGAAACCAAG GAGGAGCTGGAATCCATGGCTTTCAGTGACATCCTGGAGCTAAAGGCTATGCTGGACACTGGAGTGTTTAAATCCCTTCTCACAATGTCGGTCCAGTCCGGGGAAAAACACACCACCACTGTCTTCATGTTTCAGTGTGAGGATGTCAGG GCTGACTATGTTCAAAGGGATCTCTCAGGAGCAATGTCCCGCAGGAGTAATGATTTAAGCATCAG CAATGCAGGACTGATAGCGGGTCATCAGGGAATGAAAAACCTTTGTGATGCTGCAAAATCTTCTGAACCTAAAGAGCAGGAGCCTACAGTTGACCCAGTGCCCAAATGGATGGCTCCTGACTATG AGGAGGAACTAGTTGTAcctcaggaggaggaggaggacaaggacgaagaggaggaggaggaggacgaggacaaggaggaggaggcccCACCTCCCAGAGAGGAGGTACCATCACCGCAGCCCTCCACCACCGAAGAAGAACCTGTGTCTATTCCACGCCTATACACAGACCTGGACAGGAACGTA gATATCTTGAATCATATTGTAAGTGACATAGAAATCTTCATGGGAAAAGTAGCTGCAGTAGTAGCTAAAAAtgcgaagaaaaagaagaaaaagaaaaaaggaaaag TCATGGATGGTATGCCCCCTGCAGCAGAGTTTGAAGTGTGTCTTCATAAAATCAAATGTGGTTTCAACCTTGTG GCGGAGCTCAATGGTATGATTAACAATCCCAGCGCTCCTGAATTTGTTCAGTCCTTATTCTCCACATTAGCATTC GTGGTATCTCACTGCCCTGAGGATCTGCCACAGACCATTGTGGCGCCGCTTCTGACGCCTCAGTGTATCCGCCTCCTGAGTGAAGAGGCCTCCGCAGAACAGGACCAGCTGTGGCAGTCTTTGGGAGACGCCTGGAACATCCCCAG TACCAAATGGCCAGAAGATGACGAGGACATCCCAACATACACTCTGGAGTTCCTTGATGGTTGGCAGCCCCCTGAGGTGACTGCAGCACCTGAACCCAGTGAACCTATAAGAAGACAGGCACCTCAACAACCTGCACCCAGCCAG GCTTCAACTAAGTGGACACCACCGCCTCACCCCCCACAAAAAACACG CTCAGGTGAGCCAAAACTGCGTCACATACAGGTTACAAATGACTTCATCTCAAGAAACCACAGAGAGCTCACCGTCAGAAAAGGAGAAATAGTTGAG CTGCTGGACATGTcgaagcagtggtggaaagtgaGGAACAGCAGAGGGGAGGAGGGCTTCGTACCCAACAATGTTCTGGAGGATCATGTCGACCAGCAACCTATCGAA CAGACTGGAAGTTCTCCTGTCCTCACTAAGAAGTCCAAGCCTGCAGAAGTGAAAGCCTGGCTCGAAGACAAGGGCTTTAGTAAGAT CACTGTACGCTGCCTGGGCGTGCTGAGTGGCTCTATGCTGCTGGGGATGACCAGAGACGAACTGAAGACAATGTGTCCAGAGGAAGGGGGACGAGTCTTCTTCCAGTTACAAGCGGTCAAGTCTGCCGTGGCT GTCGCCATTTAA
- the eps8l3a gene encoding epidermal growth factor receptor kinase substrate 8-like protein 3 isoform X3 — translation MLKMLRRNSPFGNDTSSYTGSIQSNGYSTMDEVSSQLSSLSTPSAKSIYLQRMEYAVSINKMMDKFQYRVEHLFTCELNGKELRSVADCVERLKLLDGMGRVWGQNMLLEVRGTKLLLTDIETKEELESMAFSDILELKAMLDTGVFKSLLTMSVQSGEKHTTTVFMFQCEDVRADYVQRDLSGAMSRRSNDLSISSNAGLIAGHQGMKNLCDAAKSSEPKEQEPTVDPVPKWMAPDYEEELVVPQEEEEDKDEEEEEEDEDKEEEAPPPREEVPSPQPSTTEEEPVSIPRLYTDLDRNVDILNHIVSDIEIFMGKVAAVVAKNAKKKKKKKKGKVMDGMPPAAEFEVCLHKIKCGFNLVAELNGMINNPSAPEFVQSLFSTLAFVVSHCPEDLPQTIVAPLLTPQCIRLLSEEASAEQDQLWQSLGDAWNIPSTKWPEDDEDIPTYTLEFLDGWQPPEVTAAPEPSEPIRRQAPQQPAPSQASTKWTPPPHPPQKTRSGEPKLRHIQVTNDFISRNHRELTVRKGEIVELLDMSKQWWKVRNSRGEEGFVPNNVLEDHVDQQPIEQTGSSPVLTKKSKPAEVKAWLEDKGFSKITVRCLGVLSGSMLLGMTRDELKTMCPEEGGRVFFQLQAVKSAVAVAI, via the exons ATGCTGAAGATGCTCAGGAGAAACAGTCCCTTTGGCAACGACACCAGCAGCTATACAGGATCGATCCAGTCAAA TGGTTACTCCACTATGGATGAGGTCTCATCACAGTTGTCAAGTCTGTCGACGCCCAGTGCAAAGTCAATTTACT TGCAAAGGATGGAGTATGCCGTATCAATAAACAAGATGATGGACAAATTTCAGTACCGAGTGGAG CACTTGTTCACCTGTGAGCTGAACGGGAAGGAGTTGAGAAGCGTAGCGGACTGTGTGGAGCGGCTTAAGCTGCTGGACGGGATGGGTCGTGTGTGGGGTCAGAACATGTTGCTGGAGGTGCGCGGTACCAAGCTGCTGCTCACAGACATTGAAACCAAG GAGGAGCTGGAATCCATGGCTTTCAGTGACATCCTGGAGCTAAAGGCTATGCTGGACACTGGAGTGTTTAAATCCCTTCTCACAATGTCGGTCCAGTCCGGGGAAAAACACACCACCACTGTCTTCATGTTTCAGTGTGAGGATGTCAGG GCTGACTATGTTCAAAGGGATCTCTCAGGAGCAATGTCCCGCAGGAGTAATGATTTAAGCATCAG CAGCAATGCAGGACTGATAGCGGGTCATCAGGGAATGAAAAACCTTTGTGATGCTGCAAAATCTTCTGAACCTAAAGAGCAGGAGCCTACAGTTGACCCAGTGCCCAAATGGATGGCTCCTGACTATG AGGAGGAACTAGTTGTAcctcaggaggaggaggaggacaaggacgaagaggaggaggaggaggacgaggacaaggaggaggaggcccCACCTCCCAGAGAGGAGGTACCATCACCGCAGCCCTCCACCACCGAAGAAGAACCTGTGTCTATTCCACGCCTATACACAGACCTGGACAGGAACGTA gATATCTTGAATCATATTGTAAGTGACATAGAAATCTTCATGGGAAAAGTAGCTGCAGTAGTAGCTAAAAAtgcgaagaaaaagaagaaaaagaaaaaaggaaaag TCATGGATGGTATGCCCCCTGCAGCAGAGTTTGAAGTGTGTCTTCATAAAATCAAATGTGGTTTCAACCTTGTG GCGGAGCTCAATGGTATGATTAACAATCCCAGCGCTCCTGAATTTGTTCAGTCCTTATTCTCCACATTAGCATTC GTGGTATCTCACTGCCCTGAGGATCTGCCACAGACCATTGTGGCGCCGCTTCTGACGCCTCAGTGTATCCGCCTCCTGAGTGAAGAGGCCTCCGCAGAACAGGACCAGCTGTGGCAGTCTTTGGGAGACGCCTGGAACATCCCCAG TACCAAATGGCCAGAAGATGACGAGGACATCCCAACATACACTCTGGAGTTCCTTGATGGTTGGCAGCCCCCTGAGGTGACTGCAGCACCTGAACCCAGTGAACCTATAAGAAGACAGGCACCTCAACAACCTGCACCCAGCCAG GCTTCAACTAAGTGGACACCACCGCCTCACCCCCCACAAAAAACACG CTCAGGTGAGCCAAAACTGCGTCACATACAGGTTACAAATGACTTCATCTCAAGAAACCACAGAGAGCTCACCGTCAGAAAAGGAGAAATAGTTGAG CTGCTGGACATGTcgaagcagtggtggaaagtgaGGAACAGCAGAGGGGAGGAGGGCTTCGTACCCAACAATGTTCTGGAGGATCATGTCGACCAGCAACCTATCGAA CAGACTGGAAGTTCTCCTGTCCTCACTAAGAAGTCCAAGCCTGCAGAAGTGAAAGCCTGGCTCGAAGACAAGGGCTTTAGTAAGAT CACTGTACGCTGCCTGGGCGTGCTGAGTGGCTCTATGCTGCTGGGGATGACCAGAGACGAACTGAAGACAATGTGTCCAGAGGAAGGGGGACGAGTCTTCTTCCAGTTACAAGCGGTCAAGTCTGCCGTGGCT GTCGCCATTTAA